In Sphingomonas sp. SORGH_AS_0950, the following are encoded in one genomic region:
- a CDS encoding sigma-70 family RNA polymerase sigma factor, whose amino-acid sequence MTQPLMQDDIEVDAPVEHVALPDSEFKTELARVIPHLRAFGRSLSGSRDLADDLVQETLLKAWAARKRFQAGTNMRAWTFIILRNLYLSQMRRARFKGEWDDLVADRILAAPASQDRHVELGDMQRALMHLPQPQREALILVGAGGFAYEEAAEICNVAVGTIKSRVARGRVALEAILSEGALPSRRLHETDSSKTALDSIMGDVDQLSGGR is encoded by the coding sequence ATGACGCAGCCACTGATGCAGGACGATATCGAGGTCGACGCCCCCGTCGAGCACGTCGCCCTGCCCGATTCCGAGTTCAAGACCGAGCTGGCGCGCGTGATTCCCCATCTTCGCGCATTCGGGCGCTCTCTGTCGGGCAGCCGCGACCTGGCCGACGATCTGGTGCAGGAAACGCTGCTCAAGGCCTGGGCGGCGCGCAAGCGGTTCCAGGCGGGCACCAATATGCGGGCCTGGACCTTCATCATCCTGCGCAACCTCTATCTCTCGCAGATGCGCCGCGCGCGCTTCAAGGGCGAGTGGGACGATCTGGTCGCCGACCGCATCCTTGCTGCCCCCGCCAGCCAGGACCGCCATGTCGAGCTGGGCGATATGCAGCGTGCGCTGATGCACCTGCCGCAGCCGCAGCGCGAGGCGCTGATCCTCGTCGGCGCGGGTGGCTTCGCCTATGAGGAAGCGGCGGAAATCTGCAACGTCGCGGTCGGCACGATCAAGAGCCGGGTCGCACGGGGGCGCGTCGCGCTGGAGGCGATCCTGAGCGAAGGCGCATTGCCATCGCGTCGTCTGCACGAAACCGACAGCAGCAAGACCGCGCTCGACAGCATCATGGGCGACGTCGACCAGCTGAGCGGCGGTCGCTAA